GTTGATTCTGGGTCAAGAGTGTAAACTTCAACAAGACTAGGAAATAGCTGCTTTAAACCTTTAACAGTGCTAAATTGTTTGCCTTCGGAGACGGCTTCCCAGCCATACTCTGAGTGCATATCAAAAATCAAATTCACCGCAGCATTTTTGCGGATTGTTCCAGCTAAAAGTAACCGCGTCAAAAAGGATTTGCCAGTCCCTGATTTCCCAAAAACGCCGTTGCTTCTTTCTACAAAGCGATTTAAATCGAGGCAAACTGGTACCTCCATATCCAGTGGTTTTCCAATGGAAAAATTTTTCCTTTGAGGATCGTCTTCCCAACCGAATACCCGACGAAAATCTTCTTCTGAAGCTTCATAAACTTGGCTAAAGTGGCTGGGAATCGTTTTCACTGGTAGCAGTTCCATTGTCGTGCTCGTTTGCGGCTGAAATGATGCCAAACCTGTCGCCGATGGAACAAAGGGATTTGCAGATTTGCCGTTTGTTGGAGAAAAAGATTCGTGAGATTCGGGGGTAAACATCAACATGGGCGCGAGGTTGATGGTACCATACGTCCCTCCTCCCGCTAAAACTTCTCGCAAAAAAGTGTCTTCCCAACTCGGAGGATTAGCAATTATTCTTTGGTTGGCAATTCCCAATGCTACGTCTGTTAGCATACAGAAAAAACGCGATCGCACCCCTTGCACAACTAAAAACTTCCCCACCCGCATATCTTCTACCGAAACATCGGGGTGCAATCTGACTTCTAATCCCCCTGTGAGAGAGCCTTGTATAACCGAACCTAATGGCTGTCCCAAATTCATTTCATTAATGACAAAGTGATGTGCCTTCTCTTATGTTGCATTGTAATTGTAGAAGACAAAGTTTGCGATGTAATTTTTGTCATTTGTCATTTGTCATTTGTCATTTCTTAAGAAGCAATAACCAATCACTAATGACTCATTACTCAATTTGAATTGAAGTCGGCGCACTTGGACTTCCTGTCGTGGTAGAACTTATAAGTGGTCTGCGAAATTGAGCATAGAGGCGATCGCGCCATGCAAAGAAGGGTGCGTAAACTGGATTATCTGCTAATCCGGGTACTCCTTTGCCTCTGATAGTTTGTGGTAAATCTAAATAAGCACCATCAGGAAACTTCAACAATATCGATAAACCCGCCACAGCAAAGTCAGCTAAGGTAGGTTCATCTCCTACTAAATAAGGACTCTCTGCCAACAACAATGTCAGCGCTTCTAAGTCTTGCTTTAAGTCGGCGATCGCATTGCGTATCGTATCTGGATTGTAACCTACCCCAAGACCTAGAACTTTTAGGACATCATTGGGGACTCCTTCGACCAAAGTTTTGAGTACATCTGGTGTACTGGTTGGGAGTAAGGACTTGCGAAAAAATTGGTCTTGACTAATGGCAGAAAATAGTGCTTTACGACCTTTGATGCCAATCGACTCATCCGCCCATTCTTCCATCATTAAACACAAACCTCGTTGCTTTGGATCGGTTGGTATTAATGGGCGGTCTGGATAGTTTAAGTCTAAATACTTAGCTATCTCGGTTGAATCCACTATATATCTATTACCGTCCTTCAACACCGGTACTTGCCGCTGACCTGTCAACCGGAATAGTTCTACCTGTCCAATTCCTGGTGTTACCTCAATTTTGCGGTATTCTAGCCCCTTATAATCGAGGATAAGACGCACTTTTTCTGAGTATTGAGAGAGTTCAAACTGGTATAATTCTAGCATTCTTCAGTTCCTGTACGTGGTTACCTTATAAATTTTACAATTTCGTGTAAGTAAAATAATTTAGATTCAAAATCTACAGAATTTATTTATTGCCTACTAAATGAATACCGATACTAAATTTGGTGAAATCACCTCTTTTTTTTGCAAAAAGTCTAGTGAAGGACACAAAGATGCCTCCTAACTGAAATCTCCCTAAAAATGTTGTATGTTTTTTGGCATTATCTTAGCTGGAATAACAGAATAATTAATAATTTTTCATTTTTAGGGAACATAATAGGTAATTCAGTCGTCAGGATATGTTTTGTTGAATGAAACTATCTTGATGCTGAGGGTAAATTATACTCATACATCCGCAAAAAAATCAAATTTTCTCTACTGAGAGATGACTTATTTGTGATAAAGAATCTTACTTCTTTAGTTAGATTTTCTGTGTAGCAAGATGATATAAATCTGTATGGTAATGTGTGGAAATTAAAGCCAAACAAAATTTATGAAGGTTGAATACAGCAATTTGCTGACCAAGTTGGCTAGCATTCTAGGAGTAACGGGCATCAGTCTCTTTATTGGTCTACCTACTCGAGCAAACGAGGTATTAAATCCTAACCCTGGAATTTTCAAGGAAGCACCTTATAGCGTTAGTCAACGCATTTTAGTAAGCACTCAGTACAAGCCTGGTGAATCTGCGCCAAAATCCACAAAAACTCCAACTAAAAGCACAACAGTGGCACAAGGACGGGGAGGAGTAAACCCCAACCCCAGCATTTTGCAGGAGTGTCCCTATAACCGCGCTGCTTGTCCTGGAGGTGGCACTTCTACACCCCCCACATCAGCCCCTGAAAGCACACCTACCCCTCCTGGAACAGAAGTACCCACCACACCTCCTGCACCGGGAGCAGATCCAGCAGCAGGCACAGGCAGCAAGAACGTGGTAGCAGTTGCAGAGTCCAACGGCTCCTTTACGTTTCTCACCAAGGCTTTGAAAGCAGCGGGACTTGTAGAAACTTTGCAAGGTAAAGGTCCTTTCACCGTCTTCGCACCCACTGATGCAGCATTTGCTAAACTGCCACAAGACGCTGTACAAGATTTGTTGAAGCCAGAAAATAAAGAAGTCCTGGTGAAGATTTTGCAATATCATGTGGTGCCAGGTTCGGTAACATCCAGCGACTTGAAATCTGGAGAAGTCAAAAGCGTTGAAGGTGGTTCAATTAACGTTAAGGTTGATCCGAGCGCTGGTGTGACAGTGAATGATGCTAAAGTTGTTCAGCCTGATATCAAAGCCAGCAACGGCGTTATCCATGTGATTGATAATGTGATTTTGCCTCCTGACTTGTAATTTGTTGGCAGTACGGTGTGGGAAGGCGGAGGAGTGGAGGAGTGGAGGAGTGGAGGAGGCAACTCTTGAGTTACTCTTGTCACCATCTCCCTATCCCCCCATCTTCCCCTCTCCCCCTCTCCCCCTCTCCCCCTCTTCCCCCTCTCACCTAACGCTCGGATTTTGGCATTACTGAATCAAGAAAGGGCTGGTCATAGACACTATTTTTTTTTGCCCCTGCCATTGGTTGGAGTTGGAGTTGGCGTTGACGTGCCGCTTGGAAGCGGTTGCCAGTTTGGTGCGACTTCGGTAGTTGTAACCGAATTTCTAATCTCCTGTTGATCGCTCCCGTCGGAATTCATCGTCCAGAGTTGCTGATTGCGCGAGAACACAATCTTGCTGCCATCCGGCGAGAAGTCAGGTTCTGCAGCTGAGTCTGCTAGTTGTTTGAGTCCAGTACCATCAGAGTTGATCACTTGGACTTCGTTTGAATTGTTTGCCTCAAAAACAATCTTTGTGCTGTCAGGCGACCACCGAGGAGAACTATCTTTTCGGTTCCCGCTGATGAGTTGCCGTTTTCCCGATCCATTGACATTCATCACCCAGAGATTTGTGTAAGAGGTCACCTCATCACCGCTGCTTATTGTAAACGCAATTTTAGTACCGTCAGGTGACCAGACAGCTTCTTGCGCGTTATCAAGTTGGGTAATACGGGTTTCTCCTGTGCCATCTGGATTGACAGTAAAGTATTGAATGATAACGCTCTCATAGCCGCCATAGCGCATGAACAATATCTTGCCATCTGATGTCCACGAGAGCCTCATGTCGTACTGCACGACATCCGGGTTGGTGATCTGGCGCTGTCCGCTGCCATCGGCATTCATCACCCAGACTCGGCTTCCGCTAGTAAAGGCGATCATTTTACCGTCGGGCGACCAAGCAGGGTAAGACTTCCCGCCTCCTGTAGTGAGTGGGGTCTCACCCGTGCCGTCAGGGTTCATGGTGTAAATCTCACCAGTCTGATTGTTTGTTAGATTGCTAAGAAACACAAGCTTGCCATTCTGTCCTGGAAAAGCTGCTTGTACAAGCTTGTGCGTATACATCGCAGTTAAGCCAGTAGTCAGGAACAAGCCCAATAATATGCTGCTTGTCAATCGAGGAAGGCGTTTGGTCAATTTCATTTGCATAGTTCTATTGAAGGTGTTGATGAAGTAACTCGCAGTTGGGCGAACTCAGCTACGACAGTAAACGCACTTACTACTTACTATGGCAATGCTAAATTCAGTTATGAAAATGATGTGGGATAGCCGTTTCGCTTGTTCGTGGTCAGGTAAGATGCCTAATCTACAAGAATTTTAGTCTGCCTAGGATAATATCCACCCAGGCTGTACAGGTTTTATTTTTGTCCTTCTTCTCTGCAAGGATAGCCTGCTGATAGTGACAAATTCGTGACAAATAGGACTAAGGAGTAGTCACTTCCACCGCGTCATCACCCCAAAGGTGATGACAGCCAAAACTAGCATGAATCCTCCAGCCAACCCATAGACACTACCCAAGCCAACCCACTGACTTAAGGGTTGAGTGATCATTGGTGAAGCAAACTGACCGAGGAAAAAACAGGTTGTCAATCCTCCCAACACCCGACCCCGCGAGACAGCAGGAATGACGGAGGTTAAACAAACATTCAGGTTTGGCATCAACAGTCCAAGTCCGAAACCACCAACTGCTAACCCAAGAAGAACGACTCCGTATGTTGGGGCAAAACTCTGGAAACGTCAAAACCAATCTCACATAGCCTAATATTGCAAACTTGCTGCAATTCCCCACTACTTACGCGTGTAGCGATGCTTCACCCCAGCAGGGAAATATTCTGCATCACCTGTTGGCGCTAATGCAACTTGTGGTATTTGGTATTCTGAGGGAACGTAGTTAGCAAATTCGCTGTTGAGGCGCTTGAGTTGGGTGAGAATTGAGGATGTTATGGCTTGTTTTTTGTCTTCACTTTCCTCAACTCCTGGTGCTAACTCCACAACCACAGATAAAAATCGATTCTTGTCTGCATCTTCCTGCACCTGCAACACAAACTTACCTGTCACCCATTCTCTAATAACTGGTTGCTCTAATCCCACCGTCACGTTTTCTGGGTAAATATTTGCCCCAAAGTAGGAAACTGTAAAGTTAGAACGTCCAAAGATATACACAAACGGTAGCCCACGAATGCCTCTTCCACCCATTTCCTGTAGTTCCGCCACAGGATTGAAGCTCCATTTTGCTAAAAACTGGAGCATGGCATCGTAACTAATGATCCCCCCAGTATCTAAGATGTTATATCGTACCAAGGGGATGCCGTTGTCTCCAGAAAATAACAATGTGCCATCTATAACTTCAAAAAAGCGGCTTACAGGGTCATACTGTACCAGTGAGGGTAAACGAGATTCCCCAAACAAGGCACGCGCTGCCTGTGGATTTTCTGATAAGAAACGGCGAATGCAGATACTCAAAGGTGTTTCATTGCCCAATACACCTGAATCTGCGGTGCCGTAGAGTGATACTGAGTCGTAGCAGGGATTTTGGGAACCAACCCTTTCACCAACCAAACTACGCCATTCTTCGCTGAAGACCTCTCCCGCCATGACCAACTTTATCTGATATCGCTGCCATTCAATCCCACGGGCAATTCCAGTGTCAATAATATCTTTGAGGAATGGTGGATATCCTAATAGCACAACCTGTTCAAAAGCGGAACCGAGTTCTTGGACAACTCGAAAGATTTCTTCTTTATTGTTACCAGGAGTCACCACGGTGATAGGATAACCTTTGCTGGCAAGATAACGACAGCAATTGGTTGTGTACATTCCCCCTACCCAGGTTCCCAAAGTGAAACAAATCACAGCTAGGGTACGTCTAGTATCTGCATAAAAACTGTCATGAAAGACCTGCTCAAAACGGCTGGCAATTTGCATTTCATCTGCAAAGAAACGGGGCCAAAATGTGGGTTTTCCCGTGGAACCTGAGGAAACAGCTATCATGTCGCACGTTTGTAACT
The sequence above is a segment of the Mastigocladopsis repens PCC 10914 genome. Coding sequences within it:
- a CDS encoding glutathione S-transferase family protein yields the protein MLELYQFELSQYSEKVRLILDYKGLEYRKIEVTPGIGQVELFRLTGQRQVPVLKDGNRYIVDSTEIAKYLDLNYPDRPLIPTDPKQRGLCLMMEEWADESIGIKGRKALFSAISQDQFFRKSLLPTSTPDVLKTLVEGVPNDVLKVLGLGVGYNPDTIRNAIADLKQDLEALTLLLAESPYLVGDEPTLADFAVAGLSILLKFPDGAYLDLPQTIRGKGVPGLADNPVYAPFFAWRDRLYAQFRRPLISSTTTGSPSAPTSIQIE
- a CDS encoding fasciclin domain-containing protein, whose product is MKVEYSNLLTKLASILGVTGISLFIGLPTRANEVLNPNPGIFKEAPYSVSQRILVSTQYKPGESAPKSTKTPTKSTTVAQGRGGVNPNPSILQECPYNRAACPGGGTSTPPTSAPESTPTPPGTEVPTTPPAPGADPAAGTGSKNVVAVAESNGSFTFLTKALKAAGLVETLQGKGPFTVFAPTDAAFAKLPQDAVQDLLKPENKEVLVKILQYHVVPGSVTSSDLKSGEVKSVEGGSINVKVDPSAGVTVNDAKVVQPDIKASNGVIHVIDNVILPPDL
- a CDS encoding TolB family protein, giving the protein MQMKLTKRLPRLTSSILLGLFLTTGLTAMYTHKLVQAAFPGQNGKLVFLSNLTNNQTGEIYTMNPDGTGETPLTTGGGKSYPAWSPDGKMIAFTSGSRVWVMNADGSGQRQITNPDVVQYDMRLSWTSDGKILFMRYGGYESVIIQYFTVNPDGTGETRITQLDNAQEAVWSPDGTKIAFTISSGDEVTSYTNLWVMNVNGSGKRQLISGNRKDSSPRWSPDSTKIVFEANNSNEVQVINSDGTGLKQLADSAAEPDFSPDGSKIVFSRNQQLWTMNSDGSDQQEIRNSVTTTEVAPNWQPLPSGTSTPTPTPTNGRGKKK
- a CDS encoding phenylacetate--CoA ligase family protein, whose amino-acid sequence is MNSEEQRQRAITAFSNFLHTPLETLLQEHLNTDNSAAVALFHDMAATVPAYKDFLAHQGVNPHEYQNLEDFQRLPQLTKENYLLRYPLADLCRHGQLQTCDMIAVSSGSTGKPTFWPRFFADEMQIASRFEQVFHDSFYADTRRTLAVICFTLGTWVGGMYTTNCCRYLASKGYPITVVTPGNNKEEIFRVVQELGSAFEQVVLLGYPPFLKDIIDTGIARGIEWQRYQIKLVMAGEVFSEEWRSLVGERVGSQNPCYDSVSLYGTADSGVLGNETPLSICIRRFLSENPQAARALFGESRLPSLVQYDPVSRFFEVIDGTLLFSGDNGIPLVRYNILDTGGIISYDAMLQFLAKWSFNPVAELQEMGGRGIRGLPFVYIFGRSNFTVSYFGANIYPENVTVGLEQPVIREWVTGKFVLQVQEDADKNRFLSVVVELAPGVEESEDKKQAITSSILTQLKRLNSEFANYVPSEYQIPQVALAPTGDAEYFPAGVKHRYTRK